In Geotalea uraniireducens, one genomic interval encodes:
- the rfbC gene encoding dTDP-4-dehydrorhamnose 3,5-epimerase has product MIFTPLELANAFLIEPERLEDQRGFFARSFCREEFASRGLNPEIAQCNISYNASKGTLRGMHYQHPRGEDKVVRCTRGAIFDVIIDLRPDSATFKQHFGVLLTEMNRRMLYVPVGFAHGFQTLEDHTEVFYQMSEFYVPENGRGVRWDDPAFGIHWPEVVTIISERDATYPDFSL; this is encoded by the coding sequence ATGATTTTTACCCCCCTCGAGCTGGCGAACGCCTTTCTTATCGAACCCGAACGGCTTGAAGACCAGCGAGGGTTTTTTGCCCGGTCGTTTTGCCGGGAGGAATTTGCCTCCCGCGGCCTCAATCCCGAGATCGCCCAGTGCAATATCTCCTACAACGCCAGCAAGGGGACGTTGCGCGGCATGCATTACCAGCATCCCCGGGGTGAGGACAAAGTGGTCCGCTGTACCCGTGGGGCCATCTTCGATGTGATCATCGATCTGCGCCCCGATTCTGCCACCTTCAAACAGCACTTCGGTGTTCTGCTGACCGAGATGAATCGGCGGATGCTCTACGTGCCGGTTGGCTTTGCCCATGGCTTCCAGACCCTGGAGGACCATACGGAAGTCTTTTACCAGATGTCGGAATTTTACGTCCCCGAAAACGGGCGGGGAGTGCGCTGGGATGATCCGGCGTTCGGCATCCACTGGCCCGAGGTCGTCACGATCATTTCCGAGCGTGATGCTACCTATCCCGACTTTTCCCTATGA
- a CDS encoding NAD-dependent epimerase/dehydratase family protein, producing the protein MKILITGNMGYVGPGVVRQLRAAYPDAELVGYDAGFFAGSTMPHDTLPELALNQQYFADVRRFPDSILAGVDAIVHLAAISNDPMGNLYEETTLEINHRASVELARKARQAGVRSFVFASSCSIYGAADDHARTEESQLNPLTAYARSKVYTERDLQPLAGNGFTVTCLRFATACGISDRLRLDLVLNDFVAGAVASRKISILSDGTPWRPLINVRDMARAIEWAVGRTPARGGDFLAVNAGCDAGNYQVRELAEAVARVIPGVEVQINENAQPDRRSYRVDFGLFRQLAPDHQPIHDLTDSIIGLRDGLAALEFNDPNFRSSRFMRLVQLNHLREKGCLTENLQWGSAL; encoded by the coding sequence ATGAAAATTCTTATTACGGGCAACATGGGCTATGTCGGACCGGGGGTGGTCCGACAGTTGCGCGCCGCGTACCCGGACGCGGAGCTGGTCGGATACGATGCCGGCTTCTTCGCCGGTTCGACGATGCCACACGACACGCTTCCCGAACTGGCGCTCAACCAGCAGTATTTTGCCGACGTGCGCCGTTTTCCCGACTCCATTCTGGCCGGGGTCGATGCAATTGTCCATCTGGCGGCGATTTCCAACGACCCGATGGGGAATCTGTACGAAGAGACGACGTTGGAGATCAACCATCGCGCCAGTGTCGAACTGGCGCGCAAAGCCCGACAGGCAGGGGTCAGGTCCTTCGTCTTCGCCTCCAGTTGCAGTATTTATGGCGCCGCGGACGATCATGCCCGGACCGAGGAGTCGCAGTTGAACCCTCTGACCGCCTACGCGCGGTCGAAGGTCTACACCGAGCGCGATCTGCAACCGCTGGCCGGCAATGGCTTTACGGTAACCTGCCTCCGCTTTGCGACCGCCTGCGGCATCAGTGACCGGCTGCGGCTCGATCTCGTCCTGAACGATTTCGTGGCGGGGGCGGTGGCCTCCCGGAAAATCTCGATCCTCAGCGATGGCACCCCCTGGCGGCCGTTGATCAATGTCCGGGACATGGCGAGAGCCATCGAATGGGCGGTCGGCCGCACACCGGCCCGGGGCGGTGATTTTCTCGCCGTCAATGCCGGCTGCGATGCCGGGAATTACCAGGTGCGCGAGCTTGCCGAAGCCGTGGCGCGGGTTATCCCGGGCGTCGAGGTGCAGATCAACGAGAATGCCCAGCCCGACCGGCGTTCGTACCGGGTCGATTTCGGGCTGTTTCGCCAGCTTGCCCCCGATCACCAGCCGATCCACGATCTTACCGACTCGATCATCGGGCTGCGGGACGGACTGGCGGCACTAGAGTTCAACGATCCGAACTTTCGCAGTTCGCGCTTCATGCGCCTCGTGCAGCTGAACCATCTGCGGGAGAAGGGGTGCCTGACGGAAAACCTGCAATGGGGCAGCGCGCTTTGA
- a CDS encoding TIGR03016 family PEP-CTERM system-associated outer membrane protein, translated as MKFIGCSCLAMLVLSVVECGAAEVQFHPSLAVSEEFTDNVFLTEHDKVSEYITRVLPGFSLAYQAPVLTGDISYTFDYRHYARGTQSDEITHSADAKGLLTVIDNFMYIDVKDSYRRVSLDVGRDTTNESLFLNQSDQNLLTVFPYLLWRPDHQTTIKTGYTYGNTWYRDPNGVNKTDHSFTGTIDRELNRFWSVNGGYTYTNEQTSLFDFDRHNGYAGVRYQYAEKSFVSAQGGVTYYKYSDGKTFVSPFWNVAITHTFDTVTAEVGTSVTFTDDPLSNSIENRSYFGKLTNKFQRGSGNLRVNYSEYKDTRLSGTLEKSTLIGLGGDYEFSDRFKGFIDLSGEKVSGQTLYDFPYRALASLGCSYDLGENFLVSLNYYHETDFRDLSINTPNIGPQVNRVVLEIRKTF; from the coding sequence ATGAAATTCATTGGGTGTTCCTGCTTGGCAATGCTGGTCTTGTCGGTCGTCGAATGCGGAGCCGCCGAGGTGCAGTTCCATCCGTCGCTGGCGGTAAGCGAGGAGTTCACCGATAACGTCTTCCTTACCGAACACGACAAGGTTTCGGAGTACATCACCAGGGTCCTCCCCGGCTTCTCGCTCGCCTACCAGGCGCCGGTGCTGACCGGCGACATCAGTTACACCTTCGATTACCGGCATTATGCCCGAGGAACCCAGAGTGACGAGATCACCCATTCCGCTGACGCAAAAGGGCTTCTCACGGTGATCGACAATTTCATGTACATCGACGTCAAGGACAGCTACCGGCGTGTCTCCCTCGACGTCGGCCGCGATACGACCAACGAGAGCTTGTTCCTCAATCAGTCGGATCAGAATCTGTTAACGGTTTTTCCTTACTTGCTCTGGCGCCCCGACCACCAGACCACGATCAAGACCGGGTATACCTACGGTAATACTTGGTATCGGGACCCGAACGGCGTCAACAAGACCGACCATTCGTTCACGGGGACCATCGACCGGGAACTGAACCGGTTCTGGTCGGTCAACGGCGGGTACACGTACACTAACGAGCAGACCTCGTTGTTCGATTTTGACCGGCACAACGGCTATGCCGGCGTTCGTTACCAGTACGCCGAAAAATCGTTCGTTTCCGCCCAGGGGGGGGTGACCTACTACAAATACAGTGACGGCAAAACCTTTGTCAGTCCCTTCTGGAACGTGGCGATCACCCACACCTTCGATACCGTTACCGCCGAGGTCGGCACCTCGGTCACTTTTACCGACGATCCGCTCAGCAATTCGATCGAGAATCGTTCCTACTTCGGCAAACTGACCAACAAATTCCAGCGCGGCAGCGGCAACCTGCGGGTGAACTACTCGGAATACAAGGATACCCGGCTGAGCGGGACGCTGGAGAAGAGCACCCTGATCGGCCTCGGCGGCGATTATGAGTTCAGTGATCGATTCAAGGGGTTCATCGATCTGTCCGGCGAAAAGGTAAGCGGGCAAACCCTCTACGATTTCCCCTATCGTGCCCTTGCCAGCCTTGGCTGCAGCTATGACCTGGGAGAGAATTTCCTGGTCTCGCTGAACTACTACCATGAAACCGATTTTCGCGATTTGAGCATCAATACCCCGAACATCGGCCCGCAGGTCAACCGGGTGGTCCTCGAAATCCGCAAGACCTTCTGA
- a CDS encoding class I SAM-dependent methyltransferase, whose translation MQSTCTCRFCGEPLHHTFVDLGMSPLCESYVSAEQLNMMEPFYPLHVYVCGACFLVQLEEYVSPENIFSEYAYFSSYSNDWLRHAENYVAMTSARFGLDRHSHVVEVASNDGYLLQYFVARGIPVLGVEPARNVAEVAIGKGVPTLVEFFGEETARRLAAEGKAADLLLGNNVLAQVPDVNDFVKGMKLLLKPRGVITMEFPHLVRLMEENQFDTIYHEHFSYFSFISAEKIFAAHGLTLFDVEELPTHGGSLRIYARHNEDDSRPVAPAVQSLVAREIAAGIDRIDTYAAFTEQVKETKRKLLDFLIAARRQGKSIAGYGAPGKGNTLLNYCGIRTDFLDFTVDRNPYKQGKFLPGTHIPIFSPERIAETKPDYVLILPWNFKDEIMEQMAFIREWGGQFVVPIPEVRVCR comes from the coding sequence ATGCAATCCACCTGTACCTGCAGATTCTGTGGCGAACCACTGCACCATACTTTTGTCGACCTCGGCATGTCGCCACTATGCGAAAGCTATGTCAGCGCCGAACAGCTGAACATGATGGAGCCGTTCTATCCGCTCCATGTTTATGTCTGCGGCGCCTGTTTTCTTGTCCAGCTGGAGGAGTATGTCAGCCCGGAAAACATTTTTAGCGAGTATGCATACTTCTCGTCCTATTCGAACGATTGGCTCCGTCATGCCGAGAACTACGTCGCGATGACCTCCGCGCGGTTTGGTCTCGATCGGCATTCCCACGTCGTCGAGGTGGCGAGCAACGACGGCTATCTCCTGCAGTATTTCGTGGCCCGGGGGATTCCGGTGCTCGGCGTCGAGCCGGCGCGCAACGTGGCCGAGGTGGCAATCGGCAAAGGAGTGCCGACCCTCGTTGAATTCTTCGGGGAAGAGACCGCCCGACGGCTGGCGGCGGAAGGGAAGGCCGCCGATCTCCTCCTCGGGAACAACGTGCTGGCACAGGTGCCGGACGTCAACGATTTCGTCAAGGGGATGAAACTGTTGCTCAAGCCGCGCGGGGTCATCACCATGGAATTCCCGCACCTGGTCCGGCTGATGGAAGAGAACCAGTTCGATACCATTTACCACGAACATTTCTCCTATTTTTCGTTCATCTCCGCGGAGAAAATATTCGCTGCCCACGGCCTGACCCTGTTCGACGTCGAGGAGCTTCCCACCCATGGCGGTTCGTTACGGATCTACGCCCGTCACAATGAAGATGACTCGCGGCCGGTCGCGCCGGCGGTGCAGTCCCTGGTGGCACGCGAGATTGCCGCCGGGATCGACCGGATTGACACGTATGCCGCGTTTACGGAGCAGGTTAAGGAAACCAAGCGCAAGTTGCTGGATTTCCTGATTGCTGCCCGCCGCCAAGGGAAGAGCATCGCTGGCTACGGTGCCCCCGGCAAGGGGAATACCTTGCTGAACTACTGCGGCATCCGGACCGACTTTCTGGACTTCACCGTGGATCGCAATCCATACAAACAGGGGAAATTCCTGCCGGGGACCCATATCCCGATCTTCAGCCCGGAACGGATTGCGGAAACGAAGCCCGATTATGTCCTGATCCTGCCCTGGAACTTTAAGGATGAGATCATGGAACAGATGGCATTTATCCGGGAGTGGGGGGGGCAGTTTGTCGTACCCATTCCCGAGGTGAGGGTTTGTCGATGA
- a CDS encoding DUF4910 domain-containing protein — translation MSERARHHTFPEETIGEQAYRLVAELYPLCRSITGDGVRQSLDILARRIPLAVREVPSGTPVFDWTVPQEWNIRDAYVRNSRGEKVIDFRQSNLHVLNYSTPVRATMPLAELKKHLFTLPGQPDLIPYKTSYYRRNWGFCLSHRQLQSLEDGDYEVVIDATLADGYLTYGEVYLPGETEDEILLSCHICHPSLCNDNLSGVSVLTLLAEQLAAAPRRHSYRFLFIPGTIGAITWLAQHAAAVSRIHHGLVVSGIGDRGGLTYKKSRQGNATVDRAVAYLLGRSGLRHEIVDFTPYGYDERQYCSPGFNLPVGRLSRTPFGSYPEYHTSADNLDFVTPVALGEAWATLRDILQLLDGDGKFINLNPYCEPQLGKRGLYDSIGDNELAMLWVLNLSDGEHSLLDIAERSGVEFGALREAAELLCRHALLKRLDG, via the coding sequence ATGAGCGAACGTGCCCGACACCATACGTTTCCCGAGGAAACGATCGGCGAGCAGGCCTACCGGCTGGTCGCGGAGCTGTATCCGCTCTGCCGGAGCATCACCGGTGACGGCGTTCGCCAATCCCTGGATATCCTGGCCCGGCGAATCCCGCTGGCGGTCCGGGAAGTGCCGTCGGGTACGCCGGTTTTCGACTGGACCGTTCCTCAGGAGTGGAACATCCGCGATGCCTACGTCAGAAATTCCCGCGGCGAAAAAGTGATCGATTTTCGACAGAGCAATCTTCACGTTCTCAATTACAGTACGCCGGTACGGGCAACCATGCCACTGGCTGAGCTGAAGAAGCATCTCTTTACCCTGCCGGGGCAACCCGATTTGATTCCCTACAAGACCTCCTACTACCGGCGCAACTGGGGGTTCTGTCTCAGCCATCGCCAGTTGCAGTCCCTGGAAGACGGCGACTACGAAGTAGTCATCGATGCAACGCTGGCAGACGGTTACCTGACCTACGGCGAGGTATATCTGCCGGGGGAAACGGAGGACGAGATCCTCCTCTCCTGCCACATCTGTCATCCCTCGCTCTGTAACGACAACCTGTCTGGGGTGAGCGTGCTGACCCTGCTTGCCGAGCAGCTGGCCGCCGCTCCCCGGCGCCATTCCTACCGGTTCCTCTTCATCCCGGGGACGATTGGCGCGATCACCTGGCTGGCGCAGCATGCCGCTGCCGTGAGTCGGATTCACCATGGACTGGTCGTGAGCGGGATCGGCGACCGCGGCGGGCTGACCTACAAAAAGAGCCGGCAGGGAAACGCGACGGTCGATCGGGCCGTCGCCTACCTCCTTGGCCGGTCGGGGCTGCGGCATGAAATCGTCGACTTCACCCCCTACGGCTACGACGAACGCCAGTATTGCTCGCCCGGTTTCAATCTTCCGGTCGGCCGGCTCTCCCGTACGCCATTCGGCAGCTATCCGGAGTATCACACATCTGCCGACAATCTCGATTTCGTCACCCCGGTCGCCCTGGGCGAGGCCTGGGCAACGCTCCGGGATATCCTGCAATTGCTCGACGGGGACGGGAAGTTTATCAATCTGAATCCGTATTGCGAACCGCAACTGGGGAAACGGGGGCTTTACGATTCCATCGGCGACAACGAACTGGCCATGCTGTGGGTGCTCAATCTCTCCGACGGCGAGCATTCGCTGCTCGACATTGCCGAACGCTCCGGCGTCGAGTTCGGGGCGTTGCGCGAAGCGGCCGAGCTTTTGTGCCGGCATGCGCTGTTGAAGCGCCTGGACGGCTAG
- a CDS encoding GNAT family N-acetyltransferase produces MTAESTSTIFSRGLRVLRDDGISGFLWRLLEKGGLKPARTHLYVLESGRGPQDLPQAGAEDVQILKVSLNDHDYIDEITSIDEWKIPRSVTIKDLEDGQQCYIARCNDRIVACGWAIVKNSFWDSHCKREFVLADNEAYIWRGFTVPEFRGQGIIAQLVHYMEYDLFTHCNKESVITLVRTSNAAVLRSFEKSQWRKTGRAGFWEIGGLRLHYLQGKNAFKATTRRRFVSINR; encoded by the coding sequence ATGACAGCAGAGAGTACGTCGACAATCTTCAGCCGCGGGCTTCGCGTGTTACGGGATGACGGCATTTCGGGATTTCTGTGGCGGTTGCTGGAGAAGGGGGGACTCAAGCCGGCCCGGACCCACCTGTATGTCCTTGAATCGGGGCGCGGGCCGCAGGATTTGCCGCAAGCCGGAGCGGAGGACGTGCAGATTCTCAAGGTGTCACTGAATGATCACGACTACATCGATGAAATAACGTCGATTGATGAATGGAAGATTCCCCGTTCGGTGACGATCAAAGACCTTGAAGATGGACAGCAATGCTACATTGCCCGCTGCAATGACCGCATAGTGGCTTGCGGCTGGGCGATCGTCAAAAACAGTTTCTGGGACTCGCATTGCAAACGCGAATTCGTGCTCGCCGATAATGAGGCCTACATTTGGCGGGGATTCACCGTACCGGAATTCCGGGGGCAGGGGATTATCGCTCAGTTAGTTCATTACATGGAGTACGACCTGTTTACGCACTGCAATAAGGAATCGGTCATCACCCTTGTCAGAACATCTAATGCAGCGGTTTTACGCTCATTCGAAAAATCTCAATGGCGTAAAACAGGCCGGGCCGGGTTTTGGGAGATTGGTGGGCTGCGTTTGCATTATCTGCAAGGTAAGAATGCCTTCAAGGCAACAACTAGACGGCGATTCGTCTCAATTAATCGATAA